The genomic segment GTTGTTGCCGAACTGGTCCGAGATGCCGATCGGCTATAACGGGCGCGCGTCGTCGGTCGTCGTGAGCGGTACGCCGGTGCGCCGGCCCAATGGCCAGATCAAGCTGCCGGATCAGGATCGTCCGGTCTATGGCGCGTGCCGCAAGCTCGATATCGAGCTGGAGACGGGCTTCATCATTGGACGGGGCAATGCGCTCGGCGAGCCGATCGCGTGCGAGGACGCGGAAGCGCATATCTTCGGCATGGTGCTGCTCAACGACTGGAGCGCGCGCGACATCCAGCAATGGGAATACGTGCCGCTCGGGCCGTTCAACTCGAAGGGTTTTGCGACCACCATTTCGCCGTGGATCGTCACGCTCGACGCGCTCGAGCCGTTTCGCGCCGCGACGCCCGCGCAGGAGCCGAAGCCGCTCGCGTATCTGCGCCACGCGGGCGATCACGCGTTCGATATCGAACTGGAAGTGTTGCTGCGGGCCGAGGGCGCGCGACAGCCGGCCAGCATTTCGCGCACCAACTTCAAGCTCATGTATTGGTCGATGGCGCAGCAGCTCGCGCATCACACGGTTGGCGGCTGCAATACGCGCGTCGGCGATCTGATGGGCTCGGGGACGATCAGCGGAGCGACGCCGCAATCGTGCGGCAGCCTGCTCGAAAGCACGTGGAACGGGCAGCGGCCGTTGAAGCTGGAAGAGGGCGTCGAGCGCGTGTTCCTGCAGGATGGGGATGAAGTCACCTTGCGGGGATGGTGTCAGGGGGAGGGCTATCGCGTAGGGTTCGGGGAATGTGCTGGGCGGGTTCTGGCGGCGCTTGCCTGAGCTTTTTCTGTGTGTCGTGTCGCCGGATCCCGTATTCGTGTCGGTCTATTGGTGTTGCCCCTGTGCGGGGCGGCAGTCACTTTCTTTGCTGCTGCAAAGAAAGTAACCAAAGAAAGCAGCTTGAGACGCCCGCGGTCACACGCAATTTGGGTGTTCTTCTCGTTGATCGTGGGCTCAGTAGCGAGTGCCCTCGTAGGCCTAACCGGGCGTGGACCGCGCACGGTCTGACGAGCTAGAACGTATAGCGTGCTGGTTCAGCACGAAAGGGCTTCGGCACAGCGCTTCGCGCTGCCGTTGGGTATGCAAGGGAAACCAACGAAAAAAGCGAAACGCCGAAGCACAGAAGCACAGAAGCACAGAAGCACACGCATCCCCGATGTACCCGTCGGCCGCGCAGCGGGCCGGAGCCATTTCGTGCTGAACCAGTCACACATGCGGCGCGATGTCACAGACCGTGCGCGGACCAAGCCCGATGTGGCCTGTGAGGGCACTCGCTACAGAGGCCACGAGCGAGGAGAAGGATACCCAAATTGCGTGTGACCGCGGGCGTCTCGAGCTGCTTTCTTTGGTTACTTTCTTTGCAGCAGCAAAGAAAGTGACTGCCGCCCCGCACAGGGGCAGTGCAAATAGACCGACACGAATACGGGATCCGGCGACACCTCAGCATCCCTAAAGACGCGTCGTGCCATTGCGCCATTCCCACCAAACGGCCACCAAAAAAGCCCCCGCCGCCGCAGTCAAAACGCCAATCAAGGCATCCGCGCCGACGCGCTGCATCAACGTCCCCGCAACGATCGGACCGCCGAAGCTCGCCACGCTCCACGACGCCCCGACGATCGCCGTCGCCGACACGAGCGTCGGCCCGCGGAAGCGCTCACCGCACGCGACGATCGACAGCGTATAGACGCTGCCCGCCGCCGCGCCGATCACCAAGAGCAGCGGCCAGCAGATCCACGGATGCGCGACCGCCCACGGCAGCAGCGGCAACAGCACCACCACGACGACCCCCGCACCCGCATGCACCTTCGCGCGCCCGCTGCGATCGGCAAGCCAGCCGATCGGGAATTGCATCGTCGTGTCGCCGAACAGGATCGCGGAGGCGAACAGCACGCCGGTCTCCTCGCCGATACCGTGCGACATCGCGAAGAGCGGCATCAGCGAGAGCGCGAGCGTGTCGAAGAGCGCGAAGAAGCCCGTGCCGATCACGAGCGCCGGCATGCGCGGCAGCACGTGCCGCCAGTCGCCGTGCTCGCCTTCGCCGTCGCCCGAAGCGAGCGCGTGCGGCGTGCCGCGTATCGACGCGAGCGCGGGCAACGCCAGCAGAAAGATCGCGCCGCAAATCGCGAAGCGCATCGACGGCAGGCCGCCGATCATGCTGACGAGCACCGGGCCGGTCATCTGAAAGAGCGTGAAGTTGGTCGCGTAGATGGCGACGACGCGGCCGCGCGTCGCATCGTCGGCGAGCTGCGTGACCCACGCCTCGCCGATCGTGAAAAGCAGCATCAGCGCCGCGCCGCACAGGAAGCGCAGCACGGCCCACAGCCACAGATCCACGGTGAACTGCATCGCGATGGTGGACAGCGCCGCGACGATCACCGTGCCGACGATCGTCTCGCGCGCGCCGCAACGCACGGCGACGCGGCTCGCGAACGGCGCGACCGCGAGGCCGCCGCCCGCCTGCATGGCAGTCATCAGGCCGACCATGCCGGTGCCGTAGCCCGCTTGCGTCAAGGCGAGCGCGGTCAGCGGCAGCGTCGCGCCCAGACCGAGGCCGACCACCGCGACGCTCAGGATCAGCGCCAGAAAATCACGCGAGAGAATGCCCTTCATGCAACGTACCGCCCGCGAAAGATCAGGCGGCTTGTCCGATCGAAAGACGGCGCGCGCGCTTGTCGAGCGTCGCCGACAGCAATGTGAGACCGAACGCGCTCGCCGCCATCATGATGCCGACCCACGGCAGCGACGTGAGCGGCGCGCCCGCGCTGATCACGCAGCCGCCGAGCCACGCGCCCGTCGCGTTGCCGAGGTTGAACGCGCCCTGATTCAACGTCGACGCAAGATTGGGCGCGTCGCTCGCGCGGTTCACGATCAGCATCTGCAACGGCGGCACGATCGCGAACGCGAGCACGCCCCAGAAGAAGATCGTGATCATCGCCGAAACGGGCTCGTGCATCGTGCCGGCGAAGATCGTCAGAATGACGACGATCGCGAGCAGGAAGGTCAGCAGCGAGCGCAGCAGCTTCCAGTCCGCGAGCTTGCCGCCGAGCGTGCTGCCCACCGTCAGGCCGAGGCCGAAGAGCAGCAGCACGTAGGTGACCGCGTGCGGCGAAAAGCCCGTGATGTCTTCGAGGATCGGCGTGATATACGTGAACACCGAGAACAGACTGGCCGACGCGAGCACGCTGATGCCGAGCACCATCAGCACTTGCGGGTTCTTGAGCACGTCGAATTCGCGCAGGATGCTGGTATCGCGCATCTCGATGTGCTTCGGCAGGCACACGGCGAGCGCGCCCGCCGCCGCGATGCCGATCAGCGTCACGACCCAGAAGGTCGCGCGCCAGCCGGCCGCCTGGCCGAGCGCGGTGCCGAGCGGCACGCCGAGCACGTTGGCGAGCGTGAGTCCGGTGAACATCAGCGCGATCGCCTGCGCGCGGCGGTTCGGTGCGACCAGATCCGCGGCGACCACCGAGCCGATGCCGAAGAATGCGCCGTGACAGAACGCCGTGACGATGCGCGCGCCCATCAGCACCCAGTAGTTCGGCGCGAGCGCGCACAGCAGATTGCCGACGATGAACACGCCGATCAGGTTCATCAGCGCTTTCTTGCGCGGCATCTTCGCGGTGACGACGGCGAGAATCGGCGCGCCAATGGTGACGCCGAGCGCATAGCCGGAAACGAGCATGCCGGCAGCCGGAATCGACACCGCGAGATCGCGCGCGACATTGGGCAGCAGGCCCATGATGACGAATTCGGTCGTGCCGATGCCGAACGCGGCAATGGCGAGAGCGACGAGGGGCAGAGGCATGGCGGAGGGCGCGCGCGGTGTCACGCTTCACGCGCATCGTCGGATTGAGCGATGCAGGCGCAAAGGCGGAGTTGAAGGCCCGGATTGTACCGAAAGGTAATTTTCGATGCTGGTATAAACCCTGATATCGGCTGCCACGCGCCGCGTCGCGTCCGAACGGATATTCTTCCGGACGCGACGACGGCGCATGAGTCTTGCCAGCGCGCCGCAGCCATGCGTCAGATGTTTCCGGTAACACGCTCGCGGCCGCGCATTCCTTGCGCGCCATCGGCGTGGGAGAGTGTTGGAAAAACGCTGCAACTATCGAACGAACATGTCACCGACAAAAATCTGTATCCGCTTCGCCATCGCGTCCGCGTTGCTGCTCGGCGCGCTCGCGCACGCCCAGAGCGATGCCGCCGGTCCCATCGCCACGAAGGCGGGCGCGCTGCATTTCCTGCGCGACGAATCCGGCATGGCCGCGCTCATCGACACGCAGGTGTTCGATCGCTTCGACGCGAAACGCATCGCGCACTTCGACGAAACGTCCGGCGCGAGTGATACCGTCACCCGCATGCTCGTGCAATCCGATACCGGCCCGCTGCTCTACGACTTCCGCCGCAATCCGCCGCTCGTGCAGCGCGTGAATCAGCGCATGACGGTCAGGCGCGTGTTCTGGCAGGGCGAGGAAGTGGTGATGCAATCGAATCTCGGCTGGTACGGTTTCCAGCGCGGCAAGCTCACGAAGCTGCAATCGTCGACGACGACCTATCACTGAGCGGGAACACGCGTTCGCCGGCGATCACATAGAGCGCTTCGCCGCGCACGTGGCCGTTCACCTCGAAGCCGCCCGTGAACGCGCCGAACGCCGGCAGCACGCCCGCGCGCGCGCCGAAGCGAAAGCACGGCAGGCGCGCACGGTCGACACGCGTCGCGAGCCGGTACACCGGATGCTCGTGGCCGGCGAGCGCGTAAGCGCCATCGACCGTCTGCGGATGATGGCAAAGCGCCCACGGCCCGAGCGCATGCGGCTCCTTCACGACATCGACGCCGAACAGGGCGGGCAGCGCGCCCGCGTGCCTGTCGTGATTGCCTTCGACGAGCACGAGCGCGAGTTCGCGATGTTTCGCGCGCCACGCGGCGAGCGCGTCGAGCGTTTCGGCGGCGTGCGATTCGCGCGCGTGCAGCAGATCGCCGAGAAAGACGATCGACTCCGGCCGATGCGCGGCGACGAGCGCATCGAGCCGCGCCAGACTCTCGCCGGTCGTGCCGACAGGCACCGGAATGCCGCGCGCGCGAAACACCGCGTCCTTGCCGAAATGCGCATCGGCGATGAAGAGGCTTTTGGCCTGCGGATCGAACGCCGCGCGTTCCGCCGACAACACGAGCGCGTGGCCGTTCACATCGATGGTCAGTGCTTCCATTTATGCTTTCGCCGCCTTCTCCAGATCCGCGAGCATGCGCTCGACGCGATCCGACAGCTTCTCCGTGCTCACCTTCTCCCGCAAGCGCGCGACGATCAGCGGAAACGCGAAGGGCGTCGGCTTCTTCGGGTGCGTGAGCGCGAGCCGGCTGTCGCTCATGCGTTCGAGCGCGGCGCGGATGCGTCCGAGTTCCAGTTCCTGCAGCATCACTTCCTGATCAGCCTGCGTGAGCAGCAGATTGCCGCTGTCGTGCTTGCGGAAGACTTCGTAGAACAGTCCGCTCGACGCCTGCAACTGGCGCGCGCTTTTCTGCTGCCCCGGATGACCTTGATAGATCAGCCCCGACACGCGCGCGATCTCGCGAAAGCGCCGCGCCGAAAGCTCGGACGCGTTGAGGCTCGCGAGAATGTCGTGCTCCAGATTCTGCGGCGAAAAGAGTCCTTTCGCGATGAGCGTCTCCCAGTCGAACGGCTTGGCCGACAGCAGTTCGAAGCCGTAATCGTTCATCGAAATGGAAAACGTGCCCGGCTGGTCGCGTGACGCGCGCCAGCCGAACAGCGATCCCAGACCGATATGCGCCATGCGGCCCGCGAACGGATAGCAGAAAAAGTGATGCCCTTCGCGCGAGCGCACCAGTTCGACGACGAGCACGCCGGGTCCCGGCAAGGCCGACCATTTCGCCTGCAAGTCGAGCAGCGGTTTGACGGCGCGCATCTCGGGCTCGTCGTAGATGCCGTCGCTGGCGCGCGCGAGCATCACGAGCGCGGCGTCCGCGAGTTCCGACGAGAGCGGCATCTTGCTGCCCGCCCATTGCGGCATCGCACCGCGCGACGAGGTCGCGCGCTTCACATAGGCGGTCATGTCGCGCACGCGCACGAGTTCGAGCGCGCGTCCGCCGAAGGTGAAGACATCGCCGGGCTTCAGACGCGAGATGAACGATTCCTCCATGGCGCCGATGCGCCCGCCCGTCATGTACGCCACGTTGATGGTTGCGTTTGCAACGATCGTCCCGACGTTGTTGCGATGCCTGCGCACGAGATCCTCGCGCGGCACGCGATACACGCCGTCATCGCCTTTCACGACGCGATGAAAGTCCGGATACGCCCCGAGCGACGCGCCGCCGCGCTCGACGAACGCGAGCGCCCAGTCGAACTCCGGCTGCGTGAGATCGCGGTATGCATACGCGCTGCGGACTTCATCGAGCATCTGCGCCGCTGTGAAGCCGCCGCCGATCGCCACCGTCACGAGATGCTGCACGAGCACGTCGAGCGGCTTCAACGGCATGTCGCGTCCTTCGATGCGACGTTCCTGGATCGCCCAGCGCGCCGCCGCCGCTTCGACGAGTTCGAGCGCGTGCGTCGGCACGATCGTCACGCGCGACACGCGGCCCGGCGCGTGACCCGAGCGTCCCGCGCGCTGCATGAGGCGCGCGACGCCCTTTGGCGAGCCGATCTGGAACACGCGATCGACCGGCAGGAAATCGACGCCCAGATCGAGGCTCGACGTGCACACGACCGCCTTCAGTTGCCCGTTCTTGAGTCCCTGTTCGACCCAGTCGCGCACCTCCTTGTCGAGCGAACCGTGATGCAGCGCGAGCAGGCCCGCCCATTCCGGCCGCAGTTCGAGCAGTGCGCGATACCAGATTTCCGCTTGCGAGCGCGTGTTGGTGAAGACGAGCGAGCTTTGCGCCTGATCGACTTCATCGGCGACGGGTCCGACTTGCCGCACGCCGAGATGCCCGCCCCACGGAAAGCGCTCGATCGTGTCGGGAATCAGCGTATCGACGACGAGCGTCTTGGGCTGCGCGCCGCGCACGACCACGCGCGGCGTCTTCACGGGATGCAGCAGGGCGTCGTGCGCGAGGGCGAGATTGCCGAGCGTCGCGGACAGGCCCCAGATCTGCAGATCGGGCCGCCAGTGCGCGAGCCGCGCGATCGCGAGTTGCGTCTGCGTGCCGCGCTTGTTGCCGAGCAACTCGTGCCATTCATCGACGACGATCATGCGCAAGTGCTTGAGTTCCTCCTGCGCATTGGCGCGCGTGAGCATCAGCGTGAGGCTTTCGGGCGTCGTGACGAGCGCGGACGGCATGCGCCGGCTCTGCCGCGCACGTTCGGTCGACGACGTGTCGCCGGTGCGCAGCCCGACCGTCCACGGCACCGACAGCGCGCTCACCGCGCTTTGCAGCGCGCGGGCGCTGTCGGCGGCGAGCGCGCGCATCGGCGTGATCCAGAGGACGGTGAGCGGCGCGGGCAGCGCGGCCGGTTTCGGCGGCGCGTGCGCATAGGCCGCGAGCGCGCCGAGCCAGACTGCCCATGTCTTGCCCGCGCCGGTCGTCGCGTGCAGCAGACCGCTCGCGCCGCGTTCGATTTCACGCCACGCCTCGCGCTGAAACGCGAAGGGCTGCCAGCCGCGTTCGTCGAACCAGCGCGCGATGCGCTCGTCGATCGGCCTGGCGGCTTCGTTCGCGTCGAACGCGAATGGCGCGGGCGTGAACTCGGCTACGGCATCGAGTTTCGCCTGCGCCGCGCGGGTACGCGGCACGCGGCGAGGACGCGGCGCGCTCATGCCGTCGCCTCGTTCAGAAAGCCCTTGAGGATGTCGAGCGTATCGGCGTCTTCGATCTGCTTGTCGGTGCGCCAGCGCAGCATGCGCGGAAAGCGCACCGCGATGCCCGACTTGTGGCGCGGGCTCGCCTGTATGCCTTCGAAGCCGATCTCGAAGACGAGCGTGGGCGTGACGCTGCGCACCGGTCCGAACTTCTCGATGGTCGTCTTGCGCACGATCGCATCGACCTGGCGCATTTCCTCGTCGGTCAGACCGGAATAGGCTTTCGCGAACGGCACGAGCGTGCGCGTGCCATCGGCTTCGTCCCAGACGGCGAAAGTGAAATCCGTGTAGAGGCTCGCACGGCGGCCGTGGCCGCGCTGCGCGTAGAGCAGCACGGCGTCGATCGAATATGGATCGATCTTCCACTTCCACCATGTGCCCGATGCCTTCGTGCGCCCGACGCCGTACATCGACGCGCGCTCCTTGAGCATCAATCCTTCGACGCCGCGCGCGCGGCTTTCGTCGCGCAATGCAGCGAGCGCCGTCCAGTCCGATGCGACGACCATCGGCGACACGCGCAGCAAGTCCACGGCGAGATCGGACGCGAGCGCGTCGAGCTTCGCGCGGCGCGCATCGAGCGGCTCGGTGCGCAGATCGCGGCCGTCGGCTTCGAGCAGATCGTAGGCGAGCAGCGCGGCGGGTGAATCGGCGAGCACTTTTTTGGTGAGCGACTTGCGCGTGATGCGCGGCTGCAAACGCGCGAACGGCAGCGGCGCGTTCGCGCCCGGTTCCCACGCGAGAATCTCGCCGTCGATCACGGTGCCGTCCGGCAGCGCGGCGCCGAGCGCGGCGAGCTCGGGAAAGCGCTCGGTGACGAGATCCTCGCCGCGCGACCAGATCCACACGCGGCCCGCGCGCTTCACGAGCTGCGCGCGTATGCCGTCCCACTTCCATTCGACGATCCAGCCGGCGGGCGAACCGAGCGTCGCCGGATCGGCCTGCAGCGGATGGGCGAGAAAGAACGGATAGGGCAGGCCGAGATCGCTTTCGTGCGGCGTATCGACATCGTCGCCTTCGGCAGCGGGCGCGATCAGCCGCAGATAACGCGCGGCGCTCGGTGTCTGACGCGAATCGGTCCAGCCGACCATGCGTTGCGCGATACGCTTGTGATCGACGCCCGCGACGGCGGCCAGCGCGCGCACGACGAGCTGCCGCGCGACGCCCACGCGAAAGCCGCCGCCGATCAGCTTCGTCAGGAGAAAGCGCTCGCTCCAGTTCAGTTCGTCCCAGTAGCCCAGCAGCCGTTCGCGCAACTCAGCCGGATTCGCGCCGCGCAACGTCAGCACGCGGTCCTCGATCCACTGCGCGAGCCCGAGCGACGATTCGCCCGACGCGGGCGGCAACACATGCGCGATGGTTTCGGCGAGATCGCCGACCGCCTGATACGACTCCTCGAAAAGCCATTCCGGCAGACCCGCGCGTTCGCGCGCGAACTCGGTGATGAGGCGCGTCGGCACCGACTGGCGCGGCTTGCCGCCCGCGAGAAAGTACGACGCCCACGCTGCGTCTTCCGGTTCCGCGCCCGAGAAATACGCGATCAGCGCTTCGAGCTTTTCGTTGGTCGAGGTGGTCGCGTCGAGCGCGGCGTAGAGCGTCGCGAAGCGTTTCATGATGCCTGGGCCGTGTCGGCTTCGATGGCGTCGTCGCCGTATTCGGTCTTGAAGGCGCCCGCGTCCAGTCCCTGCTCGCGCAGCCAGCGCACCATCGGCTCGATCTGTCCGTGGGTGACGATAACGCGTTGCGCGCCCGTCGCGCCGATCGCGAGTTGCAGGCCCGGCCAGTCGGCGTGATCGGACAGCACGAAGCCACGATCGACACCCTTGCGGCGGCGTGTTCCGCGCAGACGCATCCAGCCGGACGCGAAGGCATCGCTGTACTCGCCGAAGCGGCGCATCCACGTGCTGCCTTGCGCGGACGGCGGCGCGACGATCAGCGCGCCCTTGAACGCGGCCTTGTCCTTCGCGGCGATCTCGCTGACGGGCCGCGTGTGCGGCAGCGCAACGCCGGCCTCGCGGTACGCGCGATTGAGCGGCTCGACCGCGCCGTGACAGAAGATCGGCCCGATGGCGGCATCGACGCCCGCGAGCAGGCGCTGCGCCTTGCCGAACGAATAGCAGAACAGCACCGACGCGCGCCCTTGCGCCGCGTTGTGCCGCCACCATGAATCGATGCCGTCGAAGACGTCCTGCGAGCGGTCCCATCGATAGATCGGCAGGCCGAACGTCGATTCGGTGATGAAGGTGTCGCAGCGCACGGGCTCGAACGGCGCGCAGGTCGGATCGGGTTCGACCTTGTAATCGCCGGACGCGACCCACACGCGCCCCTTGTATTCGACGCGCACCTGCGCCGAGCCCAGCACGTGTCCGGCGGGATGCAGCGACACGCGCACCCCGTTCACGTCGATGGCTTCGCCATAGGCGAGCCCTTGCACGTCGATGCCGGGCAGCCGCGACAACAGCACGCCGACGCCCGGTTGCGCGGCGAGATAGCGCGCGTGGCCGAAGCGCGCGTGATCCGCATGAGCATGCGTGATGACGGCGCGTTCGACGGGCCGCCACGGGTCGATATGGAAGTTGCCCGGCACACAGAAAAGTCCTTCGGGCCGCGCGACGATGAGATCGGAAGAAGTGTCCACAGGTCGATGGGCAATGCGTGTGTGACAGCCGCGTGACGCGCGCGACCGCCAGAAAATTGGAACTGTTCGATTCTGGCAACAAAAGCACGCGACGTGCCCGTCACAGCGCTTTCATCAATTGCGTGCAGGGTGTAAAAGTTTGATTGGCCTGAGCGCTCGTTCACGCGTGTCCGCTCAGGCCGCCGTTAGCGAAACACGCGCGCACGGGGCGCGCGCGCCGCAGTCTTCTTCATATGCCGATCATGGATACGATGGTTGCGCCGACCGCCGCAGAAGCGGTCTGGATCGTCAGGCTCCAGAGCCATCCTCAGTACGACTTCGTGCGTCTGAAGCGCGTGTTCACCGGCCACGGTTCGCGCCATCAGGTCGTGCTCGTCGATGTCGGGAAGCTGCTCGCGTGCGCCAATCGCGACGACACCGATTACGTGCTCAAGGCCGTCGACGACTGGCACGCGGGCAAGGTTCGCGGCATCCGCGAATTTCTCGACCCGGACAATCCGCGCGTGCCGGAAATGCCTTACGTGACGATCAGCGTGCGCCGCTCGCCGGGCTTGCTCGGGCTGCTCGGCGTGCACAGGGAAGGGGTCGTGGCGTTTCGCAACGGGCAGCATCGCGCGCGCTACATGGCGCACGCGGGCGCGTTATGCATGCCGGTGGAAGTGCATGAGCGCGAGGCGGCGCTGTTGCGCGAGATGTGCGCCGCGCCCGATGTATCGAGCGCGGAGTACGGGGAGAATTGAGTGCGGCGCGAGTGCGGCGCGATCGGCCAGACGGCAGGATCGCCGCCTGGCTGCTTCGGGGCGCCAGTGCTTCAGTTAGTTTGCCGTTGCCGAGGCGCCGCGCATCGTCTGCATGGGCATGATCGACTGCATGGGCGGGCGCATCACTTCGTCGGGCCGGCCGTTGCCTGCGGCGAATTCCCGGCTCAGATAGTCCAGCGCATAGTCGATGAAAAAGCGCGTCTTGGCGGGCAGATATTGCCGGCCCGGATAGACGATCGACACTTTCATGTCCGGATCATCGATGGAGTAGTCCTCCAGAAGGCGCACGAGCGTGCCGTCCTTCAGATCCGCCTGCACGATGCCCTCGGGCAGGATCGAAAAGCCCATGCCCTTGAGCGTGGCGAGACGCACCATCAGGCCGTTGTTGACCGTGTACACGGGCGCGAGCGTGATCTGGTCGGCGTCGCCCAGGCGATGCCGGAAGTGCCAGGTCTGGCTGCGCATCTCGTTCGGCAGTCCGACGGACGGGAAGTTGTGCAGATCCGTGGGCGAGCCGGGCATGCCGTGCTCGGCCACGAACGCCGGCGTCGCGACCGGAACGAGCGCATTGGTGCCGACGGGCCGCTCGATGAGCGCCGTGCTCGACACCATGAACGCGGTGACGATGCCCACGTCGTAGCCGTCCTCGACGAGATCGACATGGCGTTCCGCGAGCGTCAGGCGCACATTGACCTTCGGATAGAGCTTGCGAAAGCCGTCGACGAGCGGCGTCAGCGTGAGCAGCGAAAGCGCGCTCGACGCCACCACGCGCAGCGTGCCGCTCGGCTCGCCTTCGGTGTGCGTGACTGTGGACTCGAGATGATCCAGTTCCTCGAGCAACGCGCGGCAACCCTCGAGATAACGCGTGCCGGCTTCGGTGAGAGAAAGATTACGGGTGGTGCGGTTAATCAGGCGAGTTCGCAAATGCGCTTCGAGCATGGCGATTGCCCGAGTGACCAGCGCATTCGAAACATCGAGTTGTTGAGCAGCGCGGCGAAAGCTCTCCGTATCCGCCACACGCACGAAGACGCGCATTGCATGGATCTGGTTCATCACTGGTGCCCTCTCAGTTGTGTCACATTGCCCCAGACCGACTCAGTGCGACACGCGCATGTCCGATCGCTGAAGGATGTGTGAAGTCGATAATATTGACACTCGGCAAATATTGCAATAACCATGTTACGAAGATTAGGTAAGCGAAGCGCTTTTTTAAACCTCCATATGCACTGCGCCTGTGCGGCGCGTAATTTTGTCAGTTTGGCGCCATTCTTAATGGCGGCTGATTTCGATTTGTCTCAGGGACTATAAGACGTTGCGATCATTTCGACAATAAAATTGTGGATTTTCTTATGATATATGTCATGAATGCTTAATAACTCGCATTTCATGCTGCATTTTTGAATTCAAATGAAATTGATATATCTCTTCGTTGATTTTATTTATCGGTTTTCACGCTCGATTAATATTCTTGCAGCGCCCTTACAATCTGAATCGCGTGTGAATCCGAAAGGAAGCGAATTAAATCGTTCTGCCAATCCGATCAGAAACATCGATTCCGCGACTGGAGTCTTGCTTTCAAACCCGGCCGATATGCGGCGACGCTTATCGCCGCGCTGATTCCCGATGCCATAATCGACTCACACTCAAGGGAGGCTTCTGAATGGCTCAATCGAATCTGGCGTGCGTAACGCTCCCGGGCGGCGAAACGATCCCGAAGCTCGGTCAGGGAACTTGGGAAATGGGCGAACGCGCGAATGCGCGCAAGAGCGAGATCGCCGCGCTGCGCGAGGGCGTCGAGCTGGGAATGACGCTTATCGACACCGCCGAGATGTACGGCGACGGCGAAAGCGAAAAGCTCATCGCGGAGGCGCTCGGCGACAGGCGCGACGAGCTGTTCATCGTGAGCAAGGTGTATCCGCACAACGGCAGCGAACGCGGCGTGCAGACCGCGTGCGAACGCAGCCTGAAGCGCCTGAAGACCGACCGGATCGATCTGTATCTGCTGCACTGGCGCGGCGGGGAAGATCTTGAAGGCGTCGTTGCGGGTTTCGGGAAGTTGCAGCGCGACGGCAAGATCCGTCACTGGGGCGTGAGCAACTTCGACACCGACGACATGGAAGAACTCTTTTCGCTCGATGGCGGCAGCGCTTGCGCAACCGATCAGATTCTCTACAACGTCGCGCGGCGCGGAGCGGAGTTCGATCTGCTGCCGTGGCTGCGCGAGCGGCGCCTGCCCGCGATGGCGTACAGCCCCGTCGATCACGCGCGTCTGCCGCGCGGCGGCGCGCTGGAAAAGATCGCGGCGGCGCGCGGCGTGTCCGCGTTTCAGGTGGCGCTCGCGTGGGTTCTGCAGCAACCGGAGGTGTTCGCCATTCCGAAGGCGGCGGACGTCGCGCATGTCCGCGAGAATCGCGCGGCGCTCGACCTCGATCTGTCCGCCGATGAACTCGCGGACATCGATCAGCAGTTCAGGCCGCCGAAGTCGAAACGCTCGCTCGAAATGCTTTGATGCCGCGCCCGGTCAGGTGCACGCGTGATGCGCGTGCACCGAGCCGAGCACCGCGACTTCCGCGGGCGTGCGCCGCAGATCCGCTTCGTTGACCTGCTTCGCGTCGGCGAGGAAATCGTCGACGATCGAGGACACTTTCGTGTCCGTCAGGCACAGCGACACGCGCTTCGTGTCGT from the Caballeronia sp. NK8 genome contains:
- a CDS encoding ATP-dependent DNA ligase → MKRFATLYAALDATTSTNEKLEALIAYFSGAEPEDAAWASYFLAGGKPRQSVPTRLITEFARERAGLPEWLFEESYQAVGDLAETIAHVLPPASGESSLGLAQWIEDRVLTLRGANPAELRERLLGYWDELNWSERFLLTKLIGGGFRVGVARQLVVRALAAVAGVDHKRIAQRMVGWTDSRQTPSAARYLRLIAPAAEGDDVDTPHESDLGLPYPFFLAHPLQADPATLGSPAGWIVEWKWDGIRAQLVKRAGRVWIWSRGEDLVTERFPELAALGAALPDGTVIDGEILAWEPGANAPLPFARLQPRITRKSLTKKVLADSPAALLAYDLLEADGRDLRTEPLDARRAKLDALASDLAVDLLRVSPMVVASDWTALAALRDESRARGVEGLMLKERASMYGVGRTKASGTWWKWKIDPYSIDAVLLYAQRGHGRRASLYTDFTFAVWDEADGTRTLVPFAKAYSGLTDEEMRQVDAIVRKTTIEKFGPVRSVTPTLVFEIGFEGIQASPRHKSGIAVRFPRMLRWRTDKQIEDADTLDILKGFLNEATA
- a CDS encoding ligase-associated DNA damage response exonuclease, with product MDTSSDLIVARPEGLFCVPGNFHIDPWRPVERAVITHAHADHARFGHARYLAAQPGVGVLLSRLPGIDVQGLAYGEAIDVNGVRVSLHPAGHVLGSAQVRVEYKGRVWVASGDYKVEPDPTCAPFEPVRCDTFITESTFGLPIYRWDRSQDVFDGIDSWWRHNAAQGRASVLFCYSFGKAQRLLAGVDAAIGPIFCHGAVEPLNRAYREAGVALPHTRPVSEIAAKDKAAFKGALIVAPPSAQGSTWMRRFGEYSDAFASGWMRLRGTRRRKGVDRGFVLSDHADWPGLQLAIGATGAQRVIVTHGQIEPMVRWLREQGLDAGAFKTEYGDDAIEADTAQAS
- a CDS encoding ligase-associated DNA damage response DEXH box helicase, with protein sequence MSAPRPRRVPRTRAAQAKLDAVAEFTPAPFAFDANEAARPIDERIARWFDERGWQPFAFQREAWREIERGASGLLHATTGAGKTWAVWLGALAAYAHAPPKPAALPAPLTVLWITPMRALAADSARALQSAVSALSVPWTVGLRTGDTSSTERARQSRRMPSALVTTPESLTLMLTRANAQEELKHLRMIVVDEWHELLGNKRGTQTQLAIARLAHWRPDLQIWGLSATLGNLALAHDALLHPVKTPRVVVRGAQPKTLVVDTLIPDTIERFPWGGHLGVRQVGPVADEVDQAQSSLVFTNTRSQAEIWYRALLELRPEWAGLLALHHGSLDKEVRDWVEQGLKNGQLKAVVCTSSLDLGVDFLPVDRVFQIGSPKGVARLMQRAGRSGHAPGRVSRVTIVPTHALELVEAAAARWAIQERRIEGRDMPLKPLDVLVQHLVTVAIGGGFTAAQMLDEVRSAYAYRDLTQPEFDWALAFVERGGASLGAYPDFHRVVKGDDGVYRVPREDLVRRHRNNVGTIVANATINVAYMTGGRIGAMEESFISRLKPGDVFTFGGRALELVRVRDMTAYVKRATSSRGAMPQWAGSKMPLSSELADAALVMLARASDGIYDEPEMRAVKPLLDLQAKWSALPGPGVLVVELVRSREGHHFFCYPFAGRMAHIGLGSLFGWRASRDQPGTFSISMNDYGFELLSAKPFDWETLIAKGLFSPQNLEHDILASLNASELSARRFREIARVSGLIYQGHPGQQKSARQLQASSGLFYEVFRKHDSGNLLLTQADQEVMLQELELGRIRAALERMSDSRLALTHPKKPTPFAFPLIVARLREKVSTEKLSDRVERMLADLEKAAKA